GAATGAGGACCTGGTAGCTCAGCTACCAGGTCCTCATTCTTTATATGAATTTAGGATTACTCCGCCTCTTCTACCAGCTCCGGCTTCCTGGCAGAGGTGGGCTGCGGGGTGAGGGCGCGGTAGTAGAGCGTGCTGCAATTGTCGGGGCGCAGCACCTCCTGGGCCTGGGCCAGCACCTGCTCAGGCGTCACGGCCTGCACCTTGGCGCTTTCCTGGTTCACGAGGTTGGCGTCGCCGAGCAGCTTGCTGAAAGCCAGGTTCATGGCCCGGTTCAGCAGCTCGATTTCGCTGAACACAATGCTGACCTCAGCCTGATTTTTCACCTTTTCCAGTTCCTCAGTTGGCACCAGCTCGGTGCGCAGTCCGGCCACAATTTCCTCCACGGCCGCGTCGGCTTCTTCCAGGCTCACGCCGGCATTCAGCTTGCCGCTCACCACCAGCAGGCCCGGCTCCAGAGAGCCCGTCACCGAGGCCGAAATGGAATTGAACAGGGGCCGCTCTTTCACCAGCTGCTGGTACAGCCGGCTCGACTTGCCCCGCCCCAGCACGTCCGACAGCAGGTCGGCGGCGTGGTAGCCGGCTTCGCCGCGGGCCGGCATGTGGTATACTTTGTACAGCGCCGCCAGCGGCACCTCGGCGGCTACTTCCAGGAAGCGGGCTTCGGTCTGGCGCGGCTCCTGGGGCAGCTGCCGCTCGTAGCGCGTGCCCCCCGGAATCGGCCCAAACCACTTCTCGGCCAGGCGCCGGGCCTCGGCCACGGTTACGTCGCCGGCCACTACCAGAATGGCATTGGCGGGCGAGTAGTGCTTGCGGAAAAAGTCGCGCACCTGCTGCATGGTGGCGTTTTCGATGTGGCCTACCTCCTTGCCGATGGTGGCCCACTGGTAAGGGTGGTGCTGGTAGGCCAGGGGCCGCAGCTTCAGCCACACGTCGCCGTAGGGCTGGTTGAGGTAGTTCTGCTTGAACTCTTCCACCACCACTTTGCGCTGCACTTCCAGGCCCTGCTCCGAAAACGCCAGGTTCAGCATCCTATCCGACTCCAGCCAGAATCCGGTTTCGAGGTTGGCCGCCGGCAGGGTGAGGTAGTAGTTGGTGATGTCGGGCGAGGTAAAGGCATTGTTCTCGCCGCCCACCTTTTGCAGGGGTTCGTCGTAGCTCGGAATGTTGACGGAGCCCGAAAACATCAGGTGCTCAAACAAATGCGCAAAGCCCGTGTGCTCGGGGTCTTCGTCGCGGGAGCCCACATTATACAGCACGTTGAGCACGGCCATGGGCGTGGTGTGGTCCTCGTGCACAATGCAGCGCAGGCCATTATCGAGGGTAAATTCTTCGAAGTGAATCATGAGCGGGAAAGCAATAGGCGGATGGACCGGCTAGCGGCCCCGGAGCAATAACCTGGCCCCCGGACCCGAAGTTTCGGGCGAGGCAGGGGCAGCAAGGTCGGAAGATGTACGCGGGCAGGCAAGCCGGAGGGTTGCTATAAAGTAGCCCGCACGCCCAGCACCACGGTGCGGGCGGTGGGGTAGGAGGAGGTATCAACCCCCGCCTGGCGGTTGTCGGAGCCGGCGGAGCTGATATTGGGGTCGTAGCCGCGGTACTTGGTCAGCACAAACAGGTTGTAGCCGCCCATCCATACCGAAAAGTTGCGTGCTTCTTTCTCCCAAACCTTGTAGGTAAAGGTAAGAGAAGTCAGCCGCACGTGGTTGCCCGACTGTAGCGTGTAGGTGCTGACAGAGGGCAGCTGTAGCCGCTGATTAGCAGCCGGCACGTTAGTGGTTGGATTGGTCGACGTCCAGCGGTCCAGTAGCCGGGTGGTGCCATTGGTAGCGCCATTCGGCCGTTCCAGCAAAGGAAGCAGGGTATTATGGATCTGGTAGCCAAACTGGCCGTCGAGCTGGGCTTGCAAGGAGAAGCGCTTGAAAGACACCTGCTGCCCGAAGCTGAGCAGCTGCCGCGGTAAGCCGCTGCCTAGGGGCTGGTAGTCCTCAAACCTGATTTGCCCGTCGCCGTTTTTGTCCTCGAAGCGAGGCTGACCATTACCGTCCACTCCCAGGTATCGGGCGCCGTAGAAGGTGCTGAGTGTCTGTTTATCAACGAGGCGCTGATACAAAGTCAAAAAATCAATGTGAGAATTCTGCTGATAGCGGTTTTGATTGACGGCAGCGGCCAGGCTTGATGTTCCGGCCACCGAACCAGCCTGCCAGCTGCTGGCAATGGTAAGCTCCACGCCCCGGTTGCGTAGCTCGTTAGAGGCAAAAAATTGTGTGAGTCCCACAACCAAACTTTCTGTGCTCGTTCGGCGCGTGTAAGCCGTGCCAGTCAGCTGCAGCTTGCTTTGCCATAGATTTGCCGTTACGCCAGCTTCCAGCTGCTGCGTTGGCTCCCGCAGGAATACCGCTGTGGAAATGAATCCATTCGGAGTGAACAGGGGTGTAGATGTGGAATTGCGCCCGATGTTGCCGGAACCCGATGTACGCCCCCACCCAGCCCATACGTCCAGTCGGTCAAGGATGGAGTGCCCTTTCAGAAAGTCTTCCTGCCCCGCGTGCCACGTGAGCTGGGCCCCCGGCAGCCATTCCCATCGGTTGTCCAGCCCGAACACGCCCGACCCGTCCCGGCGCAAGCTGCCCTGCACCTGATAGCGGCCCGCCAGCGTATACCCGGCTTCCAGGCGGTAGGCATCTACCCTCGTACTGGACAACATGGTGCTCTTGCCCGAAGGGCCTAGGTCGGGGCCTAAAAAGAATTCTGTGTACTTGTACTCCTCAGTTCGGGCCTGGCGAAAAGCCTCCAAGCTGGCGTCTACCACATGGCGGCCATTCTGCAAGCTGCGGCTGTAGCGCAGGGCCGGATTCAACACCCACTGCCGATACGTAGCCTCGTATTCTTCGCGCAAGCCACCCGGCAGCGTACCGAAAGCAGGACGGTAGGAGCTGCTTTGCAAGCCGGCTTGTTCCAGATTGACGCGCATTTCCGCCGTTAGGCCCGGCAGCAGCGTGTACTGTGCAAGGGCCTGCGCCAGCAGGCGGCGCTGCCGGGGTGTCTGGTAGTTTTCCTCGGCCAATTGCACAGCGTTTCGCCCAAGTTGGCTTGCTGTGAAAAAGGTGCCGTCCGGGTTTCTAACCGGCGCGGTAGGCAGGTTAATTAGAGCCCATTCCACTGTGCTGTGGAGCGGTAGACGTTGGCTGGTCTGGCTAATGCCGGCCTGCGCGCTCAGGCGCAGCTTCTGTCCAATGCCCTGCTCCACAGCGGCGCGGGCGGCGTAGCGGGTCAACGACGAACCCACTATAATGCCTCTGTTGGAAAGGTAGTCGGCGCTGGCGTAGTACCGGGTGCGGGCTTTGCCGCCCTGGGCGCTGAGGTGGTGCTCCTGCACGGCCGCTGTACGCAGCACTTCGTCCTGCCAGTCGGTGCCTTGTCCGAAAGCAGCTACCTGCGCCGCCGAAAAAGGTGCAGGCTGGCCGGCTGCCGATGCTGCCTCATTAGCCAGCGCGGCATATTGCTGCGCGTTCAGCAGCTCATACGGCTGCCGGGTGCGCTGCACCCCTCCGTAGCCCGAATAGTTCACCCGCAGCGGCCCGGCAGCCCCGCGGCGGGTGGTAATGCTGATAACGCCGTTCAGTCCTTGGGAGCCATAGCGCGCTGTGCCCAGGGCGCCTTTCAGCACTTCTACCAACTCGATGTCCTCCGTGGGCAGGCTCAGCAGCGGATTTACGTCTAGCTCCGTGGCCTCAGCTGGCAGGAAACCAGCCGAAGAACCACTCACTGGTGCCTGAAACGTGTTCTGAAACACCGGTACCCCATCTACCACATATAGCGGCTGCGCATTTGAGGACAAACTAGCCGCGCCCCGGATGCGCACCACCGCTTGGGCCCACGGTGCCCCAGAGTACGGCGAAGCTTGCACGCCGGCAACCTGGCGGAGCTGTTCTTGAATAGACAGATATGGGCTCAACGGGTTACGCTGAATAATAACGCCTGCAAAGCCACATGACAAATGGCCACTTAGCAGAGATGATACGTCAGGTATAACAAGAGGGAGACTATCTGCCACCACCGCCACGCCCACCCGGCGCGCAGCCAGCGTATCGGGCTGTTGGGCTAGAGTGGGAAGTGAAAGTGGAAGCAGCAGGCCGAAGGGTAAAAGTCGGGGCATAGAGAAAAATAGGGGAGGAAATTGAGCCCTGAAGATAGATGCTGGTGCCCGGCCGATTCCATACGCTTTATCTATCCATCTATAAAGGTTCTTGTCACAGCCAGGCAGGTTAGCGGCGAAATCAGCTGAAACAGATACTTTACAAAGCATTTTTCCTATCAACGCGCAGGTATGAAACAGTTCTTATATGTGTTGCTCTCTACTATTTTAGTGGCGGTTGCCGGATTTTTGATTGTGGCCTCGGCCTGGCACGAAACCGGTAAGTGTAGCGGCCAGGGCTGCTTGATTATGTTTCCGGTGGCGGGCGTCTTCTTTCTGGCTGGCTACGGACTCCTGGTACCAGCTTACTTCTGGCTAGTGCTGGGGCGCGCGTGGTGGGGTGGAGTGCTGGCGGTGGTAGGGGTGGCGCTGAGCTTCGGGGTGCTATATAAGTTTGCCGCCGTTTTCGACGTGCGCATGCACTCGGCCGTGTTTGGCTGGTATCTGACCTACCCGGAACAGGAATGGCCGGTGCAATACCTGCTGTGGGCGCAGCTGTGCACGCTGGGGTTGCTGTTCCTGAAGTATCCTCTGCACCGGCTGGCTCAGTGGCTGTCCACCGATTACCCCTACTAACTCCACTACCGGAGCCATATGGGCACTGAGTAGCTTCCACCCCAAACCCGTACTTTTGGCTTCTCCCATCAAGCCCCTGGCCCGCCCCGATGAACTTTGACCGCAAAGACTACTCCAACGACACCCTGCTCCACCTCTACCAGCACCTGCTCAAGCCCCGGCTGATTGAGGAGAAAATGCTGATTTTGCTGCGCCAGGGCAAGGTGAGCAAGTGGTTTTCGGGCATCGGGCAGGAGGCTATTTCGGTGGGCAGCACCCTGGCCCTGGATGAGGACGAGTACATCCTGCCCCTGCACCGCAACCTGGGCGTGTTCACGGGCCGCCACGTGCCGCTGGACCGCCTCTTTGCGCAGTGGCAGGGCAAAACCCACGGCTTCACCAAGGGCCGCGACCGGAGCTTCCACTTCGGCACCAATGAGCACCACATCGTGGGCATGATTTCGCACTTGGGGCCGCAGCTGGCCGTGGCCGGCGGCATTGCCCTGGCCGATGTACTCGACCAGCGCCCCAAAGTCACCGTGACGTATAGCGGCGACGGCGGCGCCTCCGAGGGCGACTTCCACGAGGCCCTGAACGTGGCCGCCGTGTGGCAGCTGCCGGTCATCTTTATCATCGAAAACAACGGCTACGGCCTGAGCACGCCCTCCAACGAGCAGTTTCGCTTCAAGTCCTTTATCGACAAAGGCCCCGCCTACGGCATGGAGGCTGTGCAGGTAGACGGCAACAACGTGCTGGACGTGTACGACACTGTGCGCCGCCTGGCCCAGGACCTGCGCCAGAACCCGCGGCCCGTGCTGCTGGAGGCCCTCACGTTCCGGATGCGCGGGCACGAGGAAGCCTCTGGCACCAAGTACGTGCCCCAGGAGCTGTTTGAGCAGTGGGCCCAGAAAGACCCCGTAGATACCTACGAAAAGTGGCTGCTCCACGAAGGCATCCTGGACGAGGACGCCCGCATGCGCTACCGCGAAACCATCAAGCGCGAAATCGAAGAAGGCCTGCGCCTGGCCGACGCCCAGCCCATGCCCACCGCTGATGCGGCCGAGGAAGTGAGAGATATGTATGCGGTTGGTAGTAAGAAGTTGGTAGTTGGTAGTGGGACAACAGACGAGCGCAGCGACAACCCCGACGTCGTGCCCTTCGCGCCAATGCCTGCCACCGAAAACCAGCTTCCAACTACCAACTACCAACTACCAACCACCGAGAAGCGGTTTGTGGATGCCATTCAGGACGGGCTGCGGGTGAGCATGGAGCGGTTTCCGGAGCTGGTGCTGATGGGCCAGGACATTGCCGAGTACGGCGGGGTGTTCAAGATTACCGAGGGCTTCGTGCAGGAGTTTGGCAAGGGCCGGGTGCGCAACACGCCCCTGTGCGAGTCGGCCATTGTGGGAGCGGGGCTGGGGCTGAGCATCAAGGGCAAGAAGGCCATGGTGGAAATGCAGTTTGCCGATTTCGTAACCTGCGGCTTCAACCAGATTGTGAACAACCTAGCTAAAAGCCATTACCGCTGGGGCCAGAACGCCGACGTGGTGGTGCGCATGCCCACCGGCGCCGGCACCGCCGCCGGGCCCTTCCATTCCCAGAGCAACGAGGCCTGGTTTACGCACACGCCCGGCCTGAAAGTGGTGTACCCCAGCAACCCCCACGACGCCAAAGGCCTGCTCTGCGCCGCCTTCGAGGACCCCAACCCGGTGATGTACTTCGAGCACAAGCTGCTCTACCGCAGCATCACGGGCCCCGTGCCCGACGGCTACTACACCACGCCCATTGGGGAGGCAGCCCTGGCCCGCGAGGGCGAGGAGCTGAGCATCATCACCTACGGGGCCGGGGTGCACTGGGCTCTGGCTCTGGCCGACGAGCTACACCTCTCGGCCGACATTCTGGACCTGCGCACCCTGCTGCCCTGGGACCAGCAGGCCGTGCGCCGCACCGTGGAAAAAACCGGCCGCGTCATCATCCTGCACGAAGACACGCTCACCGGCGGCCTAGGCGGCGAAATCGGGGCCTGGATTGCCGAGCACTGCTTCCAGCACCTCGACGCCCCCGTGCACCGCGTAGCCTCCCTCGACACGGCCGTACCCTTCTCACCGCCCCTGGAAAAGGTGTTTTTGCCCCAGCAGCGCCTGCGCGAAACCGTGGAGAAGCTGCGCAGCTATTAATCCGGCTCCGTGCCTGCTGGGCCGCGCTTTACAACGGCCCAGCTTTTGCTACACTCCGCGCGCCTCTTTCGCCCGCCATGAAGTTGAAATTCACCCGCTTGTTTCCGCTGCTGGTCCTGCTGTTGCTACTGGGCGCCGCGTGCCGCCCCTACCGTCTGCCCACGCCCAAGGGGCCGCCCCAGCCCAAAGCCAAGAAAACCCGCAACATCGACAACGAATCGGCGGACGGCCGGGCGCTGGTGGTAGAAAAGGAGGCCGTTAAAACCGAGAAGAACAGCTACGACAAAAACGGCCTGCTGAAAAAGCCCAAGTATGAGCGCCGCCGCCTCAAGCATAAAGTCGGCCAGCGCAAGTTTATGGGCATTGTGCTGCCGTGGTAAGGCATTTTAGTACCCTCTCCTTAATCTTCCCCTGCCCCATGCGTCGTCTACTTGGATTTGGTGTGCTGCTGATTAGCCTATGGCAGGCTTCGGCGGCGCATGCCCAGCTGGAATCTACCAGCCCGGCCCACCAGCGGGCCGCCAACCGCCGCGCCCTGCGTGAAGCCCGCCAGGTCAAAGCCGAATACAAGGAGTCGCACCTGACCGTGACCAAGGTGGAAGTGACGCCCGGCAAGGGTGGGCGCCAGGCCGTGCGCAAGCCCACCGACGGCCGCCAGAACTACCAGTTCGACCGAACGGGCACGCCGCGCGTAAGCGAACCATCCCGCATTGGTTTGCGTCTGCGGAAGAAACGCCCAGCCTCCACCCCTAAGTCCTAGCAAGCACCCGTATGACTCCCTGGCAGCCCCTTACCCAGCCCGAGCAACTCACCGACATTGTGCGCGAGTCGTTCGAGCATCCGGTTCTTATCTTCAAGCACAGCACTTCCTGCTCCATCAGCGCCGCCGCCAAAAGCAAGCTGGAACGCCAGTGGCCCGAGGCCGACCTGAGCGGCGCCACGCTCTACTACCTCGATTTGCTGCGCTACCGCCCCATTTCCAACGAAATAGCCCAGCAGTTCGGCATCCGCCACGAGTCGCCCCAGCTGCTGCTCATCCAAAACGGCGAGTGCCAGTACGACGCCTCCCACATGGGCATCCGCCTCAGCGAGGTAAAAGAGGTAATCGGGTAGGCCTCACCCCCCGGCCCCCTCTCCCGTGGAGAGGGGGAGCCTGACGACAGACGTTCTGCGCCGCCCCGTCGGCTAGCGCCTCCAGAACGGCTACCTGCCTATAGTAGCACAGTGGCCGCGTAGCGGCTCAAGAAGTGTAGCAGCAATAACACGTAGAAGAATGTAGCGCCGCGTAGCGGTGCAAGAGACGTTCGGGCGTCTCTTGCACCGCTACGCGGCGCTATGCTGTTCTTTCCCATCCCTCTACAAACCTGTAGGCCGCTACGCGGCCGTGACATCTGCTGCCGTTCTGAGTGGTAGCCGTACTGGAGGCGGTAGCCGACAGAGCGGCGCAGAACGATCTGGCGTCTGGCTCCCCCTCTCCACGGGAGAGGGGGCCGGGGGGTGAGGCAACCTACGCGTATGTAAACTGAACCTGCTGCTTGATTTCGGGGTTGAGGCTGAGAGCCACGGGGCAGGTGCGGGCGGCGTTTTCCAACACGGCCCGTTCCTTGTCGGTGAGCGAGGCGGGCATCTGAAAATGCACGTCGAGCTGGCCGATGCGCCGGGGTTCGGCCAGCATGTGCTTGGTTACGTCCCAGCGCACTGCTGTCAGGTCGAGCTGGTGTCGCTCGGCCACAATGCCCATGATGGTCATCATGCAGGAGCCCAGGGCCGCGCCTACCAGGTCGGTAGGCGAAAAGGCCTCGCCCCGGCCGTGGTTGTCTACGGGGGCGTCGGTCAGGATGGTGTTGCCGGAAGCTACGTGCGTGGCTTCGGTGCGCAGGTGGCCGGCGTAGTGGGCGGTGGCGGTAGGCATCGGTCAGGAAATAAGGTAACGGTATGCTCGTAAATTTACGTACTTTCGGAAGTATCGGCTCCGTGGCGGAGCCGCTCCGTCATCTTCATCGTCTTTGCTGCTCTCTCTGTCCCGTGCGTGTTCTATCTGCTTCCCAAAGAACCTTGCTTCTCGGTTTGCTGAGCGTGGGGCCGGCGGCCCTGGCCCAGCAGCGCACCGCGCCGGCCGCCTCGGCCAACGATGAGCCCCCCTACCGCAAGGAATTTGTGTACGGCGTCAACTTCAACACCCGCGGCGGCCTTATCGGCGGGGCATCGGTGCGGTCTACGCGCGTGCTCAGCCAGGAGTGGGCCCGGTTCTGGGGCATTGAAGCCGTGGAGGTGAAGCACCCCAAAGAGCAGAAAATTATCAGCCCCTTCACGGGCGGGGGCTACGTGCCGGGCAAGGCCAATTACTTGTTCGTGCTGCGTCCATCGGTGGGGGTGCAGCGCGTCATCTTCCGCAAAGCCGCTGAGTCGGGCGTGCAGGTAAATGCTTTGGTCGGAGCCGGCCCTTCTATTGGCCTGCTCATGCCCTACTACATCACCTACGACTACACCCAGCGCGACGGTCAGGGCCGGCCGGTACCCGGCGCCGCCATCGACATCCGCAACGAGCAGTACGACCCCGACAAGCACGGACAAACCCAGCTGGTTATTGACCGGGCCCCGCTGTTCACCGGCGTCAGCGAGACCAGAGTCAACGTGGGTGCCCACCTGCGGGCGGCGCTCAGCTTCGAGTATGGCCGCTACCGCGACGCCGTGGCCGGTATC
This region of Hymenobacter sp. YIM 151500-1 genomic DNA includes:
- a CDS encoding M16 family metallopeptidase, encoding MIHFEEFTLDNGLRCIVHEDHTTPMAVLNVLYNVGSRDEDPEHTGFAHLFEHLMFSGSVNIPSYDEPLQKVGGENNAFTSPDITNYYLTLPAANLETGFWLESDRMLNLAFSEQGLEVQRKVVVEEFKQNYLNQPYGDVWLKLRPLAYQHHPYQWATIGKEVGHIENATMQQVRDFFRKHYSPANAILVVAGDVTVAEARRLAEKWFGPIPGGTRYERQLPQEPRQTEARFLEVAAEVPLAALYKVYHMPARGEAGYHAADLLSDVLGRGKSSRLYQQLVKERPLFNSISASVTGSLEPGLLVVSGKLNAGVSLEEADAAVEEIVAGLRTELVPTEELEKVKNQAEVSIVFSEIELLNRAMNLAFSKLLGDANLVNQESAKVQAVTPEQVLAQAQEVLRPDNCSTLYYRALTPQPTSARKPELVEEAE
- a CDS encoding SusC/RagA family TonB-linked outer membrane protein; translation: MLCKVSVSADFAANLPGCDKNLYRWIDKAYGIGRAPASIFRAQFPPLFFSMPRLLPFGLLLPLSLPTLAQQPDTLAARRVGVAVVADSLPLVIPDVSSLLSGHLSCGFAGVIIQRNPLSPYLSIQEQLRQVAGVQASPYSGAPWAQAVVRIRGAASLSSNAQPLYVVDGVPVFQNTFQAPVSGSSAGFLPAEATELDVNPLLSLPTEDIELVEVLKGALGTARYGSQGLNGVISITTRRGAAGPLRVNYSGYGGVQRTRQPYELLNAQQYAALANEAASAAGQPAPFSAAQVAAFGQGTDWQDEVLRTAAVQEHHLSAQGGKARTRYYASADYLSNRGIIVGSSLTRYAARAAVEQGIGQKLRLSAQAGISQTSQRLPLHSTVEWALINLPTAPVRNPDGTFFTASQLGRNAVQLAEENYQTPRQRRLLAQALAQYTLLPGLTAEMRVNLEQAGLQSSSYRPAFGTLPGGLREEYEATYRQWVLNPALRYSRSLQNGRHVVDASLEAFRQARTEEYKYTEFFLGPDLGPSGKSTMLSSTRVDAYRLEAGYTLAGRYQVQGSLRRDGSGVFGLDNRWEWLPGAQLTWHAGQEDFLKGHSILDRLDVWAGWGRTSGSGNIGRNSTSTPLFTPNGFISTAVFLREPTQQLEAGVTANLWQSKLQLTGTAYTRRTSTESLVVGLTQFFASNELRNRGVELTIASSWQAGSVAGTSSLAAAVNQNRYQQNSHIDFLTLYQRLVDKQTLSTFYGARYLGVDGNGQPRFEDKNGDGQIRFEDYQPLGSGLPRQLLSFGQQVSFKRFSLQAQLDGQFGYQIHNTLLPLLERPNGATNGTTRLLDRWTSTNPTTNVPAANQRLQLPSVSTYTLQSGNHVRLTSLTFTYKVWEKEARNFSVWMGGYNLFVLTKYRGYDPNISSAGSDNRQAGVDTSSYPTARTVVLGVRATL
- a CDS encoding alpha-ketoacid dehydrogenase subunit alpha/beta, with translation MNFDRKDYSNDTLLHLYQHLLKPRLIEEKMLILLRQGKVSKWFSGIGQEAISVGSTLALDEDEYILPLHRNLGVFTGRHVPLDRLFAQWQGKTHGFTKGRDRSFHFGTNEHHIVGMISHLGPQLAVAGGIALADVLDQRPKVTVTYSGDGGASEGDFHEALNVAAVWQLPVIFIIENNGYGLSTPSNEQFRFKSFIDKGPAYGMEAVQVDGNNVLDVYDTVRRLAQDLRQNPRPVLLEALTFRMRGHEEASGTKYVPQELFEQWAQKDPVDTYEKWLLHEGILDEDARMRYRETIKREIEEGLRLADAQPMPTADAAEEVRDMYAVGSKKLVVGSGTTDERSDNPDVVPFAPMPATENQLPTTNYQLPTTEKRFVDAIQDGLRVSMERFPELVLMGQDIAEYGGVFKITEGFVQEFGKGRVRNTPLCESAIVGAGLGLSIKGKKAMVEMQFADFVTCGFNQIVNNLAKSHYRWGQNADVVVRMPTGAGTAAGPFHSQSNEAWFTHTPGLKVVYPSNPHDAKGLLCAAFEDPNPVMYFEHKLLYRSITGPVPDGYYTTPIGEAALAREGEELSIITYGAGVHWALALADELHLSADILDLRTLLPWDQQAVRRTVEKTGRVIILHEDTLTGGLGGEIGAWIAEHCFQHLDAPVHRVASLDTAVPFSPPLEKVFLPQQRLRETVEKLRSY
- the ytxJ gene encoding bacillithiol system redox-active protein YtxJ yields the protein MTPWQPLTQPEQLTDIVRESFEHPVLIFKHSTSCSISAAAKSKLERQWPEADLSGATLYYLDLLRYRPISNEIAQQFGIRHESPQLLLIQNGECQYDASHMGIRLSEVKEVIG
- a CDS encoding OsmC family protein — translated: MPTATAHYAGHLRTEATHVASGNTILTDAPVDNHGRGEAFSPTDLVGAALGSCMMTIMGIVAERHQLDLTAVRWDVTKHMLAEPRRIGQLDVHFQMPASLTDKERAVLENAARTCPVALSLNPEIKQQVQFTYA